From the genome of Bacteroidota bacterium, one region includes:
- the pnp gene encoding polyribonucleotide nucleotidyltransferase: MGGKPFSLETGRFAKQADGAVMARHGDTMVLATVVGARTVKEGLDYFPLQVEYREKAASAGKIPGGFFKREARPTEKETLSARLIDRPIRPMFPEWYKCETQVIVTVYSSDQEHDGDVIGAVAASAALTISNIPFEGPVGEVRVGRIDGQFVINPTFTELKKSDMDVIVAGTSDSILMVEGEAQEISEQDMLAALEFAHEHIKSLCDVQLALLKEVGTAKRVAPPTEGNPELLAAVQQLVGNRITELANTPLLKEERAARTQAIYEETQTALAEKFPEQEKAISGILHDMEYVEMRKMILEKGKRLDGRGLEDIRPITIEVGVLPRTHGSALFQRGETQSLTTLTLGTKLDEQVIDGLLPDSTKRFMLHYNFPPFSVGEVGRLGTTGRREIGHGNLAERSLKVLMPQEHEFPYTVRLVSDILESNGSSSMATVCAGTLALLDGGVPLKKPVAGIAMGLVKEGDTTAILSDILGNEDHLGDMDFKVAGTAEGITAFQMDIKIRGISLAIMQKALGQARTGRMHILGKMNEAIAKPRPDLSTYAPRLTTLKIPVDMIGALIGPGGKNIRQIVKDSGAEINIEDDGTVVVAATTKESADKALNAIGRITETPEVGKIYRARVTKVMDFGAFVEFLPGKEGLVHVSQLDIKRVNKPSDVVKVGDEFDVKITDKDDQGRWKLSRKVLMTQENEKPVQS, translated from the coding sequence CTGGGCGGAAAGCCGTTTTCACTGGAGACCGGTCGGTTTGCAAAGCAAGCAGATGGTGCTGTCATGGCACGGCACGGAGATACCATGGTACTTGCCACTGTGGTCGGTGCACGAACGGTCAAGGAAGGGTTGGATTACTTCCCGCTGCAGGTCGAGTACCGCGAAAAGGCCGCATCGGCAGGAAAAATTCCGGGAGGATTCTTCAAGCGTGAAGCACGTCCGACCGAAAAGGAAACCCTGTCAGCCCGCCTTATCGACCGGCCTATTCGGCCGATGTTCCCCGAATGGTACAAGTGCGAAACCCAGGTGATCGTCACAGTCTATTCATCGGATCAGGAGCATGACGGCGACGTGATCGGGGCAGTAGCAGCCTCGGCCGCGCTTACGATTTCCAACATCCCCTTTGAAGGGCCTGTTGGCGAAGTACGCGTAGGACGAATCGACGGACAGTTTGTGATTAACCCGACGTTTACCGAACTGAAAAAAAGCGACATGGACGTTATCGTCGCGGGAACAAGCGATTCGATCTTGATGGTAGAGGGAGAGGCGCAGGAAATCTCCGAACAGGATATGCTTGCTGCACTGGAGTTTGCCCACGAACATATCAAGAGCCTCTGCGATGTTCAACTCGCGCTTCTGAAGGAAGTCGGCACGGCGAAGCGCGTAGCGCCGCCGACCGAAGGAAATCCGGAATTGCTTGCTGCCGTTCAGCAACTCGTCGGGAACAGAATAACCGAGTTGGCTAACACGCCGCTGCTGAAGGAAGAACGTGCAGCCCGGACTCAGGCAATCTACGAAGAGACACAAACCGCTCTTGCTGAGAAGTTTCCCGAACAGGAGAAGGCCATCTCCGGGATCTTGCATGATATGGAATATGTTGAGATGAGGAAGATGATTCTCGAGAAAGGCAAACGCCTCGACGGAAGAGGCCTTGAGGATATCCGCCCGATTACCATTGAAGTGGGGGTTCTTCCGCGTACGCACGGTTCTGCATTGTTTCAACGTGGAGAAACGCAGAGCCTCACAACGCTGACGCTCGGCACAAAACTCGATGAGCAGGTGATTGACGGACTCCTGCCTGACTCGACGAAACGCTTCATGCTGCATTACAATTTCCCGCCGTTCTCGGTGGGCGAAGTCGGAAGATTGGGAACGACGGGCCGGCGTGAAATCGGGCACGGCAATCTTGCAGAACGCTCGCTCAAAGTTCTGATGCCGCAGGAACATGAATTTCCCTACACAGTCCGCCTCGTTTCCGATATTCTCGAATCGAATGGTTCGTCATCAATGGCAACTGTATGCGCCGGAACGCTTGCATTGCTGGACGGCGGTGTTCCGTTGAAAAAACCGGTTGCGGGCATTGCCATGGGCCTTGTGAAAGAAGGTGATACAACTGCGATTCTGAGCGATATTCTCGGCAACGAGGACCATCTCGGCGATATGGACTTCAAAGTTGCCGGAACCGCCGAGGGGATAACCGCCTTCCAAATGGATATCAAGATTCGCGGCATCTCGCTGGCAATCATGCAAAAAGCCCTTGGGCAAGCCCGGACTGGACGCATGCACATTCTCGGCAAGATGAATGAAGCAATCGCCAAACCGCGTCCCGACCTTTCGACGTACGCACCACGACTTACGACGCTGAAAATCCCGGTTGATATGATTGGTGCCCTGATTGGTCCGGGTGGAAAGAACATCCGGCAAATTGTAAAGGATAGCGGCGCTGAGATCAACATCGAAGACGACGGAACGGTGGTTGTTGCCGCCACAACCAAGGAATCAGCCGATAAAGCGTTGAACGCCATCGGCAGAATCACGGAAACCCCCGAGGTAGGAAAAATCTACCGGGCACGTGTGACGAAGGTGATGGATTTCGGTGCCTTCGTTGAATTCCTTCCCGGAAAGGAAGGACTCGTGCATGTGTCGCAGCTTGATATCAAGCGGGTCAACAAGCCATCCGATGTTGTGAAAGTGGGCGATGAATTCGATGTAAAGATCACGGACAAGGATGATCAGGGACGATGGAAACTCAGTCGCAAAGTTCTTATGACCCAGGAAAACGAAAAGCCGGTTCAGTCATAA
- a CDS encoding OmpA family protein encodes MMKVILPRYVLALMACLLLQAGVAQNIENKIAVGLRVGPNIWMNDMNDRRVGFGVEALSRYGVSRTFSAGLAFGYDKIVAKQFPVSTMIPIDQIQANVFHASITAWLQLSSGTLSPYLYFGIGGMHYTRKDGAGWPYPKEDGGHGAAFVPIGFGFETFVHRKGSLMFDFGFRVIDKATDNVPTGSDSYPTVKIGYTLYLGANEDDDSDGDGLTDGEERQIGTDPNDPDSDQDGLSDGQEVKVYKTDPLNADTDGDGLRDGDEVFRFGTDPLHPDTDRDGLSDWEEIYKRNTDPLKPDTDKDGLTDGEEVLQYETDPLKPDTDGDGLTDYNEIVSFKTDPTKADTDGGGVDDGTEIKRGTNPLDPKDDFPASKPASPPPIALGEVLVFDELKFGPWSSQISPAAEQILEKVLEILTLNPQIEMEIRGFTDNGGALDRNIAVSGERAKAVKGWLEARGIASSRLTAKGFGPRNPIASNATEAGREKNRRIEFVRTK; translated from the coding sequence ATGATGAAGGTGATTCTTCCGCGCTATGTGCTTGCATTGATGGCCTGTCTTCTTCTGCAGGCGGGGGTTGCCCAGAACATCGAGAATAAAATCGCCGTCGGGCTTCGTGTCGGACCCAATATCTGGATGAACGACATGAACGACCGCCGGGTTGGCTTCGGTGTAGAGGCTCTCTCACGATACGGCGTCTCCAGGACATTCAGTGCAGGGTTGGCCTTCGGTTACGACAAAATCGTAGCGAAGCAATTTCCCGTTTCCACCATGATACCCATCGATCAGATTCAGGCGAATGTCTTTCACGCGAGCATCACCGCGTGGCTTCAGCTTTCCTCGGGTACGTTATCGCCGTATCTGTATTTCGGAATTGGCGGTATGCACTACACCCGAAAAGACGGTGCCGGCTGGCCTTATCCGAAGGAGGACGGAGGCCACGGCGCCGCGTTCGTTCCCATCGGCTTCGGGTTCGAGACCTTTGTTCACCGGAAGGGCTCGCTGATGTTCGACTTCGGTTTCAGGGTAATCGACAAAGCGACCGATAATGTTCCAACGGGCTCAGATTCGTATCCGACCGTGAAGATTGGATATACGCTGTATTTGGGCGCGAATGAAGACGATGACTCCGATGGTGACGGCCTTACAGACGGAGAAGAACGACAAATCGGCACTGATCCGAATGATCCGGATTCGGACCAAGACGGGCTTTCCGATGGCCAGGAAGTGAAGGTGTACAAAACGGATCCCCTCAATGCTGATACCGATGGTGACGGGCTCAGAGATGGCGACGAGGTCTTCAGGTTTGGGACTGACCCGTTACATCCTGATACTGATCGTGACGGACTCAGCGATTGGGAGGAAATCTACAAACGCAATACAGATCCGTTGAAGCCCGATACTGATAAGGACGGGCTTACGGACGGAGAAGAGGTATTGCAGTATGAAACGGATCCGCTGAAGCCTGATACTGATGGAGACGGGCTTACGGATTACAATGAGATCGTGTCATTCAAAACCGATCCTACGAAGGCAGATACTGATGGTGGAGGTGTTGATGACGGCACGGAGATCAAGCGGGGCACGAACCCGCTGGATCCGAAAGATGACTTCCCTGCTTCGAAACCTGCTTCACCGCCACCGATAGCGCTCGGAGAGGTGCTGGTGTTCGACGAACTGAAGTTCGGTCCATGGAGTTCCCAAATTTCACCCGCAGCCGAGCAAATATTGGAGAAGGTTCTGGAAATCCTCACCCTCAATCCTCAAATCGAGATGGAGATTCGCGGGTTCACCGATAATGGCGGGGCTCTCGACAGAAACATTGCCGTGTCAGGAGAACGGGCGAAGGCTGTCAAAGGCTGGCTGGAAGCCCGCGGTATTGCTTCATCAAGGCTGACTGCTAAGGGATTCGGACCCAGAAACCCGATTGCCTCGAATGCAACCGAGGCCGGACGCGAGAAGAACCGGCGGATTGAGTTCGTCCGGACGAAGTAG
- the bshC gene encoding bacillithiol biosynthesis cysteine-adding enzyme BshC, which yields MDWIDYRQLPPATGGFSQLFFDYLYDFDEVKRFFPSNFRTNDSYENLVRTVQGKQLDRQALSRVLLEQNSSFGCSQKTLDNIELLKKPTTLAIVTGQQVGLFGGPLYTVFKTVTAIKLAEKLKAKFPSLDFVPAFWIEGEDHDFAEMNHTYLLDSDNKPVRIEYLHGDEMPERNLGAIGELMFDASLEKTLSSLGSSLQKTEFTPGLLDSIRAAYAPGRTFNQAFVRWMNFLFEDYGIVFLSPNHPELKKLVSPIFVKEITEFPKTSQLVIAQSAELEEQYHAQVKPKSLNLFMFHKGGRYLIQPRETENDFSLKGTRHFIQPEELHRIARETPELLSANVILRPIIQDVLLPTVAYVAGPSEVAYHAQIKPVYEFFDVAQPIVYPRASASFVEERLLRAMEKYGLDLLEFLEDTDRVTAKVSEQISSIKLEEVFGNAGSGVRNALNEMKFGLKEVDPTLIAALENVQSKIEGSMSGLKEKAIAAQKRRNETALRQIERAANGLLPNGTLQEREISVLYYMNKYGPELVKWISAELDISAFKHQLLTL from the coding sequence ATGGACTGGATCGATTACCGTCAACTTCCTCCTGCAACAGGAGGATTCTCTCAACTCTTCTTTGATTATCTGTACGATTTTGACGAGGTGAAACGCTTCTTCCCGTCGAATTTCCGCACAAATGATTCGTATGAGAACCTCGTGAGGACAGTGCAGGGCAAACAGTTGGACAGGCAAGCCCTCTCTCGTGTCCTGCTCGAACAAAATTCATCGTTCGGTTGCTCGCAGAAGACCCTTGACAACATCGAACTGTTGAAAAAACCAACAACCCTCGCCATTGTCACAGGACAACAGGTCGGGCTGTTCGGCGGGCCCTTATACACAGTGTTCAAGACTGTCACGGCGATTAAACTCGCCGAAAAACTCAAAGCAAAGTTCCCGAGCTTGGATTTTGTCCCCGCGTTTTGGATTGAGGGAGAAGACCATGATTTCGCGGAGATGAATCACACGTATCTCCTTGACTCGGACAACAAGCCCGTCCGAATTGAGTATCTGCATGGCGACGAAATGCCCGAACGGAATCTCGGTGCAATCGGCGAGTTGATGTTTGACGCATCTCTCGAAAAGACGTTGTCGTCATTGGGATCATCTCTTCAAAAAACAGAGTTTACGCCGGGACTTCTTGACTCGATCAGGGCAGCATATGCACCGGGTCGAACATTCAATCAGGCATTCGTTCGTTGGATGAATTTCCTGTTTGAAGATTACGGGATCGTTTTCCTTTCCCCAAATCATCCCGAACTGAAGAAGCTTGTCTCCCCGATCTTCGTGAAGGAAATCACCGAGTTTCCCAAAACGTCGCAACTGGTGATAGCTCAAAGCGCCGAATTGGAGGAACAGTACCACGCACAGGTCAAACCCAAATCCCTGAACCTCTTCATGTTTCACAAAGGCGGCCGCTACCTGATTCAACCGAGGGAAACCGAGAATGACTTCAGTTTGAAAGGAACCAGACACTTCATTCAGCCCGAAGAACTGCATCGCATCGCACGGGAAACACCCGAGTTGCTCAGCGCCAATGTCATTCTCCGCCCGATCATTCAGGATGTTCTTCTTCCTACGGTTGCGTATGTTGCCGGCCCGTCTGAAGTGGCCTACCATGCACAGATCAAACCTGTGTACGAGTTTTTCGATGTGGCACAGCCGATTGTGTATCCACGTGCAAGCGCTTCGTTTGTTGAGGAGCGGTTGCTGCGGGCAATGGAGAAGTACGGGCTGGATCTCCTTGAATTTCTGGAGGATACAGACAGGGTCACCGCAAAGGTTTCGGAACAAATCTCTTCCATTAAGCTCGAAGAGGTGTTTGGCAATGCGGGTTCAGGTGTCCGCAATGCACTGAATGAAATGAAATTCGGCTTGAAAGAGGTGGACCCCACGCTCATTGCAGCGCTCGAAAATGTTCAATCCAAAATTGAAGGCAGCATGAGCGGATTGAAAGAGAAGGCGATCGCGGCACAAAAGCGACGGAACGAGACTGCACTCAGGCAAATTGAACGTGCGGCAAACGGACTTCTGCCAAACGGCACCCTTCAGGAGCGGGAAATCAGCGTCCTGTATTATATGAACAAATACGGGCCTGAGCTTGTGAAGTGGATTTCCGCGGAGTTGGATATTTCAGCATTCAAACATCAGTTGCTGACTCTCTAA
- a CDS encoding ubiquinol-cytochrome c reductase iron-sulfur subunit, which translates to MSRKNFLNVAGWFGFIGFLVTATVGAIRLMVPRVLYEAPSAFKAGFPEDYIIGEVNETYKDEFRVWIVREVDGFYALLAICTHLGCTPRWAATEAKFKCPCHGSGYHKDGVNFEGPTPRPLERLKITFADDGQILVDRNIKFLYEKQEWSKPDAFLKYG; encoded by the coding sequence ATGAGCCGCAAAAATTTCCTTAACGTTGCAGGCTGGTTCGGATTCATTGGATTCCTTGTCACTGCAACCGTGGGTGCGATTCGGTTGATGGTGCCGAGAGTATTGTACGAAGCGCCTTCCGCATTCAAGGCCGGGTTTCCCGAGGACTACATTATAGGGGAAGTCAACGAGACGTATAAGGATGAGTTCAGGGTTTGGATTGTGAGAGAAGTAGACGGATTCTATGCCTTGCTTGCAATCTGTACACATCTTGGATGTACGCCGCGGTGGGCAGCTACTGAGGCGAAGTTCAAGTGTCCCTGTCACGGCAGCGGATACCATAAGGATGGCGTGAACTTCGAAGGTCCGACACCCCGTCCGCTTGAGCGATTGAAAATCACGTTCGCAGATGACGGACAGATCCTCGTCGATCGGAATATCAAGTTCCTTTATGAAAAGCAGGAGTGGTCAAAACCAGACGCATTCTTGAAGTACGGTTAG
- a CDS encoding cytochrome b N-terminal domain-containing protein, protein MLGILDQLKSKWEKTDVYKSIFRHNYQDTQRNRALQIVDNVFLHLHPVRISRHATNIGFTWGMGGITFLLFIVLTITGVILMFYYRPAAEYAYDDMKYLMNDVAFGPLMRNMHRWAAHAMVITVMLHMFRVFLTGSYKPPRQFNWVIGVILLTLTLFLSFTGYLLPWDQLAIWAVTVGTNMARATPLLGHEGPFGPELGMKIDNDVRFVLLGGTQVGPPTLLRFYVLHCIFLPLVGGILMIVHFWRIRKDGGISGPDVTSKKF, encoded by the coding sequence ATGCTTGGCATACTCGACCAGCTAAAGTCAAAGTGGGAGAAGACGGATGTTTACAAGTCCATTTTCCGCCACAACTATCAGGACACGCAACGCAACAGGGCACTGCAGATCGTGGATAATGTCTTCCTCCACCTTCACCCTGTTCGCATTTCGCGTCATGCAACAAACATCGGATTCACGTGGGGGATGGGAGGGATTACGTTCCTTCTGTTCATCGTCCTCACAATCACCGGCGTGATTCTGATGTTCTACTATCGCCCCGCGGCGGAATATGCGTACGACGATATGAAGTATCTGATGAACGACGTCGCCTTCGGGCCCCTGATGCGGAACATGCATCGTTGGGCTGCACATGCCATGGTGATCACCGTTATGCTGCACATGTTCCGCGTATTTCTCACCGGTTCGTACAAACCTCCCCGGCAGTTCAATTGGGTAATCGGGGTCATCCTTCTCACACTTACGTTATTCCTCAGTTTTACAGGCTACCTGTTGCCGTGGGATCAGCTTGCCATTTGGGCTGTTACGGTGGGCACAAACATGGCCCGGGCAACTCCATTGCTGGGGCACGAAGGCCCGTTCGGTCCGGAGTTGGGAATGAAGATCGACAATGACGTTCGCTTTGTGTTGTTAGGGGGAACGCAGGTTGGCCCCCCCACGCTGCTCCGCTTCTATGTATTGCATTGCATTTTCCTTCCGCTTGTAGGCGGCATTCTGATGATTGTTCATTTCTGGAGAATCCGGAAGGACGGCGGCATTTCGGGACCCGATGTTACATCCAAGAAATTCTAA
- a CDS encoding cytochrome C encodes MEHLLKIISKPDNLPIILMLVMTLFYAWLAWKKAATNDRQEISEEAKQADKVQVWPYLVKVEFLGALVVMVILTFWSFLLDAPLEEPANPALTPNPSKAPWYFLGLQEILVYFDPWIAGVLIPTFIIIGLAAIPYIDINPKGNGYYTYKERKFAILTFCFGFLLLWVALIVLGTFFRGPGWNLFWPWEYWDTHRVVALTNIDFTELFGIPTRLVDDSLNPAAMLFGSVVILGWYLIAVVYYLWKKNTAVIQKLGLVRYSITAFLFMTMMAVPVKIILRLTLNVKYILVTPFFNI; translated from the coding sequence ATGGAACATCTTCTCAAAATTATCAGCAAGCCCGACAATCTCCCCATCATTCTGATGTTGGTGATGACACTGTTCTACGCGTGGCTGGCATGGAAAAAGGCGGCAACGAACGACCGTCAGGAGATTTCGGAAGAAGCAAAGCAAGCAGATAAGGTTCAGGTATGGCCGTATCTCGTGAAGGTGGAATTTCTCGGCGCTTTGGTTGTGATGGTGATTCTGACCTTCTGGTCGTTCTTGCTTGATGCGCCCCTTGAGGAACCGGCCAACCCCGCGCTGACTCCGAATCCATCAAAAGCGCCATGGTATTTTCTGGGGTTGCAGGAAATCCTCGTCTATTTCGATCCGTGGATTGCCGGCGTTCTGATTCCCACGTTCATTATCATCGGCCTTGCCGCAATCCCGTATATCGACATCAATCCCAAGGGGAATGGCTACTATACATATAAAGAACGCAAGTTTGCCATTCTCACCTTCTGCTTTGGGTTTCTGTTGCTGTGGGTTGCCTTGATTGTTCTCGGAACATTTTTCCGGGGACCGGGATGGAATTTGTTCTGGCCGTGGGAGTATTGGGATACCCATCGTGTTGTTGCACTGACGAACATCGATTTTACCGAGTTGTTCGGCATTCCCACACGGCTTGTGGATGATTCGCTCAATCCTGCTGCAATGCTCTTCGGCAGTGTCGTGATTCTTGGCTGGTACTTGATTGCCGTCGTGTACTATCTGTGGAAGAAAAACACTGCTGTCATCCAGAAGCTGGGATTGGTCCGGTACAGCATTACGGCTTTTCTGTTCATGACTATGATGGCGGTTCCCGTCAAGATCATTCTTCGCCTAACGCTGAATGTCAAATATATTCTCGTCACGCCATTTTTCAACATCTGA